From the Nostoc sp. PCC 7107 genome, the window GATTGGGAGGTGTTTTACCTGCTGTGAGGATATGTAAGTTTTCATTTTCTGGCGAAATTTGAATTATATTTTCTATTGGAAAACTACCAGAAATTAAGTTAGATAAACCCCAAACATTAGTTAAACTATGAACGCGAGTGTGAATGGTAGGACGACGTAAATCAGCATCTATCAACAAAACTCGTTTACCCATTGAAGCAGCCACTTGAGCTAAATACACAGCAATGGTTGATTTTCCTTCACCAGGGAGGGCAGAACTGATTACCAAAGATTTTAGTGGTTTGTCGGGGTCAAGAAAATCTAGATTTGTTTGTAGTGAAATATAAGCTTCCCAGTAGTGAGAAAGGGTGTAATTTCCGTAATGAGTTAGTTGGTTAGTGGCGGCTTTTAATTCTTTTTGAAAAGGAATTGTGCCTAAAAGAGTCAGTCCTGTATTATCTTGTATTTCTTCAGGTGAGTGATATTTATTGTCAAATTTTTCAACAGCGATCGCAGTTCCGATACCAGCCAGTAAACCAGCAAAACCACCAAGTAATAAATCCCGAACTGGATTTGGTGATATCGGCTTATTTGGGGCTTCAATTCTGGAAATAACTTGCCAAGGTGGAACTTTTCGGGCTGTCTCTATCTGAAGATTTTCTTTAGCTACCAAAAAGCGGTTTAAGCTTTGGTTAGCGATTTCTAAATCACGGCTTAAATCTGCATATTGACGGGCAATTCCAGCAAATTGTTGTAAATTTCTGCGAGCTTGATTTTCGGCGATCGCCAGTGCTTTTTGCCTAGCTAGTAATGCTTGAAACTGATTACTAGCTGCAATCAATTTTTCTATTATTTCTGTCCGAATTTTACTTGGTGAAGCTACACCAGGCAACTGTTGTATTTCTTTGAATAATTGTATACCTAATAGATTAATAACTTGTTGTTGAATCAGTGATAACAGATGTTGTCTTTCTTCTCGCAAAGCAATCAGACTTGGATGCTCGTCACTTAATTTGACTGACTCAGATGCAATTTTAGCATCTACTCTTTGTAATTTCTCTAACAAGGCTAAGTAATTGGGGTCTTCACCTAGAACAGACAAAGCTACTGCTTGTTTAAAATCTATACCTAGTTGTTGTTGTAAATCTTTGATAGTTGATTGAGTTTCGCCCAATAGAGCTTGGGTTTCTTGTCGTTGTTGAATAATGTTACTCAGGCGTTCAGTCAATACTTGGCTTTGCTTTTCAGGATCAACTAAATTGTTCTGACGACGAAACCTTTGTAATTGGACTTGCAGTTGATCTACTCTTTGTCGTTGTTGCGGCGATAGAGCTTCTACGAGTTTTAGCGCTTGTTTACTACTAGTTTGAAGTTTCTCTAGATAATAGGCGGTGTAACCTTCTGCTAGTTTATCTAGAACAAACTCAATTTTCTCTGGGTCGGTATCTTGGTAACTAACTTCTACAATTGCGGTATTTTCCTTATGTTTAATTTTTAACTGCTTGACAAGTTGGCGGTAGTCGATGTCTGGGTAGCGGCTTTGAATTGTCGGTAGTAAGGGAGAAATGACTTTATAACTTGCTAGTACCTCGATTTCTGTTTTGAAATCTCGAAACTGTAATGGTACAACTGCTGACCTTCTTGGACTGTCGGCTAAGGGGTTACTGTCACTATCAGAGGTTGCGGAGTCGAGCATCAACTGAAATTGCTGTTTGTAAATCGGTTTTTGCAACCATTGTTTACAAATAACACCTGCAATTATGACTCCACTGACGGCAATGAAAACTACTAAACGCCGACGTGCGATCGCACCTAGTTGGTGTAATTCCCAAGGGTCTGATTGCGGTTTTGGTAAGGCTTGAGGTTTGAACAAGGTTAAGTTTTCGACGTTTTGAGTCATGCTGAAAAAGTTGGAAGGTAAATTATCAAGCTGAATCGCACTCCTAGACAAGACTGGTGTCGTGACACCGGAATTTAGTAATTGCGATCGCAACGAGCAATCTTCAAGCTTTATTTTGCGAGGCTTTTGCCTCAGTCCAATCAAAGTTACACCATTAATAAATCATCTGTGGATTTTTGTAACCTGTCGAACTCGTATTGTTTACAAAAATTGAAATAAGTTGGCAAATTACTGAAATTGTGAAGTATAGTCTTTTCATTTCCTAACGAGTGATGTTACAACCAAACAGGCAAATATGGTAGAAAAAAAGCAAATTTGCTTTTTTTCTAAGTAATTCATATAACTAAAAGTGCCTAATAATACCAAAAATAAATACTTAATGAAAGTATCAGTTATTACAGTTGTACGTAACAATCAAGCAACAATAGCCCATGCCATTAATTCAGTTCTCTATCAAGACTACAAAAATATTGAATATATTGTGATTGATGGTAATTCTGATGATGGCACCGTTGAAATAATCCAATCCTACGGGGAACAGATTAGTAAAGTTATCTCAGAGCCAGATAATGGGATATATGATGCCATGAATAAAGGTTTAAATCTAGCAACAGGAGATATTATCGGGCTATTAAATTCAGATGATTTTTATAACAATAATCAAGTAATCTCCCGCATTGTTCAAGAATTTAAATCTCAAAAAGTAGATTTATTGTTTGGTGATATAGTTTTTGTCAATCCGCACAAACTTCATCAAATAATTCGTTACTATAGTTCCGCAAATTTTCATCCAGACCGATTTAGTTCAGGTTGGATGCCTGCTCATCCTAGCTGTTTTCTCAAACGCCATATTTACGAAAAGTATGGTTACTATCGAACAGATTATCAACTTGCAGCAGACTATGAATTACTTTTAAGGTTAATAAAAGTTAATAAAATTTCCTATAGTTATTTATCTCAAGTATTAGTCAAAATGAGACCTGGAGGCGCAAGTAATAGAAATTTTAGGTGTAGGTGGATAGCTAATCAAGAAATTATTAAAGCTTGTACAGAACATGGTGTTAAAACTAATATACTCAAGCTTTTAGCAAGATATCCAACTAAAATTTTTGAGAAAGTATTGATTTACTCTCCAAGGAAAATTCCTCAAATAGAAGTTAATCAAAGTCATCAATTATATGCGTAACATTAATTTACAAAATACCAAGTTTTGAACTTTATTTATGATAGATTTAATCCGCGATCGCCTAGCAACTCAACAAGCTGTAGAAAGAATTGTTCCAGAAGATGAGCTACCAGGTATTGTCTCTATCCATCTCAAACGTTATCAATTTGCTGCTGGCTATTGTCAAGGAAAAAAAGTATTAGATGCTGCTACTGGCGTGGGATATGGTGCAGCTTATTTAACTCAAATCCAAGCAGTGGATAGTGTGGTTGGTATTGATATAGATCCACAAGCAATATCTTACGGACAAAGCAGATATTATAGCGATCGCCTGCAACTTCAGATTGCAGATGTTACCCAAACAGATTTCACCGATTCCCAGTTTGATGTGATTTGCTCTTTTGAAACCATCGAGCATCTATCAAATATTCCTGCCTACTTGCAAGAAATGATACGTATACTCAAGCCATTAGGAGTATACATTGTTTCTACACCCCAAGTAGCAAAAACTAACTATAGTCCGAAAAATCCCTATCATACCGTGGAATTTTCCCGTCAAGATTTTCAAAACTTACTAAAACAATACTTCTCTCACGTAGAACTATATGGACAGCGCCGCAAACAATCAGAACTGCACTATTGGTTAACCAGAATTAGCACTTTATTAGGTATCAGAACTTACCTAGCTAAATTTCAAAAACTACGCCAGTCTGCTAACAAAGTTTTACACACCATGACCTTTGAGGAGATGTCTGTTGACGATATCCTCATCTCTCCAGAAAGGATAGAACGAGCCTCGGAAATTGTTGCTGTATGCAGACATCCCTTACAAAGAGTCAATCATGTCTAGTAGAAAAGTAATTTTTTTTGAACTTAACGAAGTGCCTTTTCAGATAATTGATGATTACTGTCAAAAGTATCCTCTTTCTCATTTAGCTCAAATATTACCCAAATGTTCCCAATACATCACCTACACCCCGGACACTGTTCTCAGTCCTTGGATTACTTGGTCTACAGTCCACCGAGGCGTTCCTGCTACCCAACATAACATTTATCATTTTGGTCAAAATCTAACGGCTGTCAATCAAACCTATCCTCCTATCTGGCAGATATTAGCTTCTCAAGGTATTACTACAGGAGTTTTTGGTTCACTGCATACCCATCCTTTACCTACTAATTTAGATGGATATGCTTTTTACATCCCAGACAGTTTTGCAACTAGCAGTGAATGTTTGCCAAAGCATCTTTCTGCCTTTCAAGAATTTAATCTTGCTATGGCAAGGCGTTCTTCTCGCAACGTCTCTAGTAAATTTC encodes:
- a CDS encoding glycosyltransferase family 2 protein produces the protein MPNNTKNKYLMKVSVITVVRNNQATIAHAINSVLYQDYKNIEYIVIDGNSDDGTVEIIQSYGEQISKVISEPDNGIYDAMNKGLNLATGDIIGLLNSDDFYNNNQVISRIVQEFKSQKVDLLFGDIVFVNPHKLHQIIRYYSSANFHPDRFSSGWMPAHPSCFLKRHIYEKYGYYRTDYQLAADYELLLRLIKVNKISYSYLSQVLVKMRPGGASNRNFRCRWIANQEIIKACTEHGVKTNILKLLARYPTKIFEKVLIYSPRKIPQIEVNQSHQLYA
- a CDS encoding bifunctional 2-polyprenyl-6-hydroxyphenol methylase/3-demethylubiquinol 3-O-methyltransferase UbiG, translated to MIDLIRDRLATQQAVERIVPEDELPGIVSIHLKRYQFAAGYCQGKKVLDAATGVGYGAAYLTQIQAVDSVVGIDIDPQAISYGQSRYYSDRLQLQIADVTQTDFTDSQFDVICSFETIEHLSNIPAYLQEMIRILKPLGVYIVSTPQVAKTNYSPKNPYHTVEFSRQDFQNLLKQYFSHVELYGQRRKQSELHYWLTRISTLLGIRTYLAKFQKLRQSANKVLHTMTFEEMSVDDILISPERIERASEIVAVCRHPLQRVNHV
- a CDS encoding polysaccharide biosynthesis tyrosine autokinase; the encoded protein is MIGLRQKPRKIKLEDCSLRSQLLNSGVTTPVLSRSAIQLDNLPSNFFSMTQNVENLTLFKPQALPKPQSDPWELHQLGAIARRRLVVFIAVSGVIIAGVICKQWLQKPIYKQQFQLMLDSATSDSDSNPLADSPRRSAVVPLQFRDFKTEIEVLASYKVISPLLPTIQSRYPDIDYRQLVKQLKIKHKENTAIVEVSYQDTDPEKIEFVLDKLAEGYTAYYLEKLQTSSKQALKLVEALSPQQRQRVDQLQVQLQRFRRQNNLVDPEKQSQVLTERLSNIIQQRQETQALLGETQSTIKDLQQQLGIDFKQAVALSVLGEDPNYLALLEKLQRVDAKIASESVKLSDEHPSLIALREERQHLLSLIQQQVINLLGIQLFKEIQQLPGVASPSKIRTEIIEKLIAASNQFQALLARQKALAIAENQARRNLQQFAGIARQYADLSRDLEIANQSLNRFLVAKENLQIETARKVPPWQVISRIEAPNKPISPNPVRDLLLGGFAGLLAGIGTAIAVEKFDNKYHSPEEIQDNTGLTLLGTIPFQKELKAATNQLTHYGNYTLSHYWEAYISLQTNLDFLDPDKPLKSLVISSALPGEGKSTIAVYLAQVAASMGKRVLLIDADLRRPTIHTRVHSLTNVWGLSNLISGSFPIENIIQISPENENLHILTAGKTPPNPAQLLSSSKMRDLLVQFQKSYDLVIVDTPPLHGFADAKFLASQTNGLIMVIGLDKTEKTAAKQVLNDLQISHIPLLGMVANGIKGYQQNYTEYYNHYYSQGTKDKFLPLKASR